AGAAAACGCAGTAAAGACGAGTTCACCGCCATATGGATGACGTTCATGGACTTTCATTCTTGTTAATTCTTCATACTTCGAAAGAAGGTCAGGGATATTTTCAAAATTAAGCTTTGGATCTACTCCGTGCGAATACATATTCAATGCCAACGTTACGATGTCTACGTTTCCTGTTCTTTCGCCATTTCCGAATAGCGTTCCCTCCACTCTCTGTGCACCGGCAAGCATACCCAATTCCGCATCTGCCACTCCTGTTCCTCTGTCATTGTGAGGATGGACTGATAGGATCACATTGTCCCGGTAGTTTAAATGATCACTCATATACTCAATTTGGCTAGCGTAAACATGAGGCATTGACATCGACACTGTAGCTGGAAGATTGATAATTACCTTATTTTCTGGAGTAGGCTGCCATACATTAAGTACGTGGTTGCATATTTCCAACGCGAACTCCATCTCTGTTCCCGTAAAGCTTTCCGGTGAATACTGAAACTGGAAGTTCCCCTCGGTTTCTGCAGCGTATTTCTTAAGCAGTTTGGCTCCGGTTACGGCGATGTCGATAATTTCTTGCTCCGTTTTTTGGAAAACCTGCTCCCTCTGTGCGACAGATGTAGAGTTGTATAGGTGCACGACCGCATTGTTGACTCCTCGAAGTGATTCAAACGTTTTTCTAATAATATGTTCTCTTGACTGTGTTAACACTTGAACCGTCACATCATCAGGAATCAAATTTTGTTCAATCAATGTCCGCAGAAAAGCATATTCTGTCTCCGATGCAGCTGGAAAACCAACTTCTATTTCCTTGAAACCTACTTCCAGGAGCAATTGAAAATATTCCCGCTTTTCCTCCAAGTTCATAGGCACGACCAAAGCCTGGTTTCCATCACGAAGATCGACACTGCACCATGCGGGAGCATCCTCTATGTACTCTTTTTCTGTCCATTTCAAGCTTTTTACTGGAGGCATAAAATAACCTCTCGAATACTTTTCAATATTTCTCATTTTAATAACCACCTTATATCTTTTGTTATTAGAAATAAAAAAAGCCTATCATCTCATAAGAGACGACAGGCTTTGCCTACGTGGTACCACTCTTTTTGATTCGTTTATGAAATAAAACGAACCCACTTAACGACTTGATTACGGTTGTCATCCGTTAAGACCTACATATCAGCCTTACAACTCCTGGGCGAGTTGGGGAAATTATTGACTGCCTTTCACCACCCGGCAGCTCTCTAAACAATAAATATTCCTTAATACTCCCATTCAAAGCATTTGGATTTATTCGAATTTTTTAATTTTTCCTATTCTATAACGAATTTTAATAATAATCAAGTCATAATTTTCATTTTTTTAAAAATTATGTTGAAGAAAAAATAGATTTTTAAATCCAATGAGAAATTTTCTTTACCTTATTTTGCACGATTAACAAATAACCTACATTGGCTAATAAAAAGATAGAATATCACCATTTATGACTGATTTACTACTTTGTCCAAAATCTCCCCATTCAACCATAACGATTCCTATAATCCTATAGCCATTATAGTTGAACTATTCGTATTTTCTTTGTAAATTAAAAATCCCCCTAACGAATCGACTATTGTCTGTAAAGAAAGTTTGATAATGGAACTTGCTACAATTATTAGTTTTTTCGGCGGAATTTTATACCAAAATACGCTAGAATTCAATTCTAGCTGTTATTTTGTATAATACATCCCTCCTCCTAAACTATCGCACTCATATTGTCAACGAATAATTTCTTTGATTAATAGCAAGTAAAAGATTGAATATGACGTAAATCTATTCCAAAATAAACCCACCTAAATCCAGTCCAACGATACCCTGACACAGAATTTCGACCAACATAGGTTGGATAAAACCAAAATTGCTCTAAACCTCTCAGCCACACATACGTGTATCTGAATAAACATCTTGCGATACCGCCAGGATCAACCGCATATGGTTGTATTTGTTGTGGGGGAACAAAAGATGGCGGTGGTGCAGTTGGAGGTCCAGCTGTTGGCCCATGTCCAGTTGGAGCAAACGAAGGATGTGCCCCAGGTGTTCCTGGTGGTGGCGTTTGTGGAAAGAATGAGCCAAATTGTCTTTCTTCAAAGTTCGGATGGTAAAAATTCGGTTCTTGGTATGGAGTCGATGTTAAATTAGCTTCCTGACTAGATGGAACATAATAATGTAGATGTATATGACTAGGATTCATAAAACGCACTCCTTTACTTTTTAATCTCACCTCATCATATTCTTTAGTCACTGACCTATAAACTTGTTCTCTAAGAAATGTGTATTTACCCACAAATGGTTATTTCTGGGTAAAATCTATTGTAGCATTACAGCTTCGTTATTATCGTCATTTACCTTGTTTTAATTACTCATTCCTCATCACAAAATCTTCATTTTCATAACCTTTATGCATATCCACAGTCATATCGGCTTTCACCTACATATAATACCCAAAGTAATTACGCCTGTTTTTGGTGGATATAACTCTGCCACCAGCCTTAATGCAATGGAGGTATGAAGATGATAAAATTTAATTCTTTTAATGGAACTGTCACTATGATTACTGATCTTTTGGGGGAAAATGCTGAAGGTGATGGCTGTAATAAATTAATATCTTTAGAAAACGCTTTGGGAGCAACAGTAAATTTCGTGGTGTCACCCACAACTTACTTTGTAGACCATGCAGTGGTGACTGTAGGAGATAAAGTAACTGGATATTATGATGGGAATGCTCCTACTCTTCTTATTTACCCACCACAATATCCTGCACTCGTCATGGTAAAAGAGAGTCCCTATCAGAATGTAAAAGTAGATTATTTTGATAGTCAGTTGGTAAGCAGTGATGGACGATTACGATTAAATATATCTCCATATACCCAAATAATATTAACAAATGGGCAATTATTTTCAAGAAACCTTGCGAACCGAAATCTCATTGTTATCTATGGGGCTGCAACAAAAAGTATTCCTGCCCAAACTACACCTTATAGAATAATAGTTTGGTGTTAGAGGTTATTTTAGAAACGCACGTTATTAGATTGTCTCAGTAAATGTTCACTAAGCAGTAACATCCGTTCATACATTCACAAACCTTCACGATTCTCAACAAGAAACAAGCGTTTCTTCGATTATAGATCCCCCTGTTTCTTGTTGGATTTGAATTCTTATATCAATTTTTTAATAAGGGTAGTGATGATGGTGGTAATATGGATATGGGTACGGATGACCATATCCCATGCCTGGTCCGCCTAAACCAAGACCTGGATAAAAACCTAACCCTGAGCCTGGTCCACCTAAACCAAGACCTGGTGCGAAACCAAAACCTGATCCTGGACCACCTAAGCCAATACCTGGATAATAACCAACTCCTAAACCTGGTCCGCCTAAACCAAGACCTGGTCCAAAACCAAAACCTGAACCCGGTCCGCCTAAACCAAGACCCGGTGCGAAACCAAAACCTGAACCTGGTCCACCTAAACCAATCCTATTATAGTCAATCATTTATATCCTCCTCATTCTATTTTACATTAGAGCATATTCATGTTCGGGATAAATTCTTGGGCATTCGTCCTGAATATTCAATTTTTTTAGACATAAGCGGATTGTTT
Above is a genomic segment from Neobacillus endophyticus containing:
- a CDS encoding spore coat protein — protein: MIDYNRIGLGGPGSGFGFAPGLGLGGPGSGFGFGPGLGLGGPGLGVGYYPGIGLGGPGSGFGFAPGLGLGGPGSGLGFYPGLGLGGPGMGYGHPYPYPYYHHHHYPY
- a CDS encoding 2-isopropylmalate synthase, with amino-acid sequence MRNIEKYSRGYFMPPVKSLKWTEKEYIEDAPAWCSVDLRDGNQALVVPMNLEEKREYFQLLLEVGFKEIEVGFPAASETEYAFLRTLIEQNLIPDDVTVQVLTQSREHIIRKTFESLRGVNNAVVHLYNSTSVAQREQVFQKTEQEIIDIAVTGAKLLKKYAAETEGNFQFQYSPESFTGTEMEFALEICNHVLNVWQPTPENKVIINLPATVSMSMPHVYASQIEYMSDHLNYRDNVILSVHPHNDRGTGVADAELGMLAGAQRVEGTLFGNGERTGNVDIVTLALNMYSHGVDPKLNFENIPDLLSKYEELTRMKVHERHPYGGELVFTAFSGSHQDAIAKGMKCREDRSRQYWSVPYLLIDPKDIGRQYEGDIIRINSQSGKGGIGYILMQNYGFDLPKEMRESFGYTVKNVSDRLHKELMPNEIHEIFINEYVNIHDPIEFINYRFTQNENYETNVSIKIDNEIHELIGTGNGRLDAISNVLQSTLGINYNHLVYKEHALEIGSQANAVSYVGFTALDGDVYWGCGIDADIMTSSVKALFSAINKMLSRVKPNFESGYSLLNK